TTTTTTACCTTCTGCTTTGCTTTTTAACCTCTCTTTTGATTCTTTAATCGTTTTACCTTTTTTCTTCATTTTAGCCTCTTATTTTTTCTTGGATTTAACCTTTTTACTAGACTTCTTGTTTTTAGAAGATTTGCTACTTTTCTTTGATTTTTTATTTTCTGATGATTTTTCTTCTGAGCTTTCAGTTGTAACTTGATTACGTTTTTCAAGCTCTTTTTTTGTAATAATTTCCTTAATAACTTTTTTCTTGTCAGGATCATAATAGGAAACTTCAACGTTATCATAAATTTCCTTATTTTTCTTTTTCAAGCTGAAACTTCTTATTCTTTCATCATTAATATTAAAAATCTCAACAGTATCATTCTTTTCCATTTCTTCATCATCAAAAATGATTATCTTATCATCAGATACTTTCATATTAAGTCCAGTTTCCTTGACGACTCTGTTAATAAAAGCCAAATCTGTTTCCTGATTCTGATCTAGTCTTTCAAAAAACTCATTATCTGCATATATTTCAGCATTCATTTTATGCTTATTTGCAATCTGTGTAACAAGCTCTTTCAGAGTTATTTTTTCCCAAGCAACACTATTTTTCTGATCTCTAATATTCTGGTCTAATGGTAAAGCTAAACATTTCAAATTAAGCCTGTCATTTTCAAATGTCGGCTCATCTACATAAAACGTTCCCAAATCCAAAAAATCAGTTTCATTTCCTGTTTCTTCGTGAATTCCCACAAGAAGTTGAGCATTTTCGTCAGGATACCATTCTTTAAGCCAGCGATAATCTAAATTTTCAAGTTCCAGCTCCAAGTCATCTATTGCATTCTTAGAGTTATCAGTATAGTTTAGAGATGAAATAGAATGGGCTATCTCATCAGAAATATCAACTTTATTAAAAATAACAATTACTCTTATGTTCCTAGCAAAAGCCACTTCTATTCACCTCTTTTCCAAGGTGGCAAACGCTCATCGTTATCATTTTCTTCATCGGCGATTTCAGGAATAATAACAGGAATATTGGCATCGAAAATGGCAATGTCAATTAATCTTAAATTGCTTCTTATAAGGTCGTGAAAATATCCTTCACTTCCGTAAACTTTAAAAGCTATCAAGTCCCAAGTGTCCCCTAAAACTGTTCTGTATACTTTTACTTTTGCCATTATCCGAATGCCGTCCTTTCTTTTTTGTTTTTAGCTTTTTCCAATGCTCTCATTACTGCTTTTTCGATTGCACTAGTATCAGCATTCCCATTTACTGTTATACTAATATTAATAACATCTCCGCCACTTGAACCTTCATTACTTCTAAGCCCTGACATTCTCTCTTTTAGTCCGCTAATCCTATCTCTAAAACTGTTTTTAGTTTCACGATTATTCAGGATTTGAGTACCACGAGGTAAATTCAATAACATTTCGCGTTCTGCTAAAAATGCTGGTTTACCAGGTATTTGAATTAATTCTGCTCCACGTTCTGCTACTGTTGTAAGTCCTCCACTCCAGTAGTTTGTTCCAGCAGCATTCATTCCTAACATTCCTTTAATTCCGTTTGAAATCGGATTATTTGCAACTGCTGATTTTATATCGTTCCATTTTTGCTTAAAATAATCAACTACTCCATCAATAGCTTTTTTTAGCCCACCAGCAACTGTATCAAAAGCACTTTTTATTCCATTCCAAACTTCTGTTGCCTTTGTTTTCATTTCATTCCACTTAGTTGAAAAATAAGATTTAACATCCTCAATTCCAGTTTTTATTTTATTCCATAATTCTACTGCCTTGCTTTTTATAACATTCCACACTCCAATAACCACTCCTTTAATTGCATTCCATACAAATCGTGCAACAGCAACTAAAGTTCTCCATATAGTTTTTATTATCATAATATTTGTCCTGATTACAACGACAATAGCAACAATAACAACTAAAATTACAGCTTTTATCACGGTCCATACAACTTTTATGGCTACCGTCAATACTTTCCAAGCCGCTTTTATAATATTGATGTATGTTTTAACATATACAGCTATTATTTTAATCACCACAAGCACAACCGCTTTAATAACGTTCCACACAGCAACTACTACTGGTTGCAACACTTTCCAAACAGCTTTTATAACGGCTATATAGGTTTTTACATAAATCGCTATACCTTGCATAACAACGCTTGCCACCACCTTAATAGCATTCCATACTTCCATAACTGTTGGCTTTATGATCTGCCAAATTTGCTTGATAAAATCCACACCTTGTTTAACAATATTTTTTATTCCTGTTATCACGTTCATTACTGTTGGCTTTATCCCTTGCCAGACTTGTTTTATAAAGTTAGCTACTGCTTTAAATATTGCATTCACTCCATTTCTAAACCAAGCACATTTGTTATATAAAACTACAACAATTGCTATGACAGCCACTATTGCAACAATTATTAAAATAACAGGATTTGCCATAAAAGCCGCTTTAATCGCTAAGCCTACTTTTTTGAACATTGAACCAACTTTACTTATTGTTGGAAATGCTGTTTTAAATCCTTCAGCAAAACTTCCGGCTGCTTTAAATTTATCGAATATTAACATCCCTTTTGATATCCCGCTAAATAAAGGTGCAAATCCTTTGGCTAATCCACCAATTCCTATTTTAAAAGCGGCTAATGCTGCTACACCTTTTAAAATATTTGTAGTTAATTGCGGATGTTTCTGAATAAATTGAGAAAATTTCTTGATTAACGGACCAATCGAATTTGCAACTTGAACTAAACTAGGTCCTAAAGCAGAACCTAAATCCACTCCCATGTTTACGACTCTATTTTTTAAAGTTGAAAAAGCATTTCCCATTGTCTTTAATCTTTGGTTGTATTCCTTATCGACACTTCCAGCTGTTTTTGCTCTGTCATGAGCTTTTTTCATATTCGCACTAACATCATCAATATGTTTTGCCAGTTCAGAGGCTGATTGAATAGATTCTTTACCAAATAACTCTTTAAGAGTTGTTGCTTGAACATCTTTTGGTAACTTCTTAATTCTTTGAAAAACATCAACTAAAGTTCCTTCTCCGTCTTTTGTCATTCTTTTGGCAACGTCTTCCGCATCTAGTCCTAATGACTTGAAAGCTGCTCTTGCACTTTTTGTTGCCGAACTTCCAGCCATTAATCCTAGTGATATATTTTTTAATCCAGTAGCCGCAACTTCAGATGGAACAGAAAATGATACTAAACTCGCTCCTAATCCTGCAACTCCCTCTTTAGAAATACCAGCCATTCCACCCAATCCAGCTACTCTGCTTGAAATATCTGCTACTTCTGGAGCTGTGACAGCCACGGTGTTTGCTAAATAATTAATTACATCAGCATATTGCATTACTCCGTTCTGATCTAAATTTAATTGTGCCCTTGTTTTTGCTAAAAAGTTTCCTGCTGCCTCAGTATTCATATCAAAAGCAACTTTAATTTTAGCTGCATCTTTAGTATATTTTTCCAATTCATCTGTTTTTATTCCCGCTTGAGCTCCTGCTCCTGCAATTTGAAATAATTCCACTTGTGACAACGGACTGTTCTCACTAAAATTTCTCATTGCTTTGTAAAATCCTGTTTCCATTTCCTTTGAACTAAATTCTGCGACTTTTCTTAAGTCTGCTTGTGCATTTTCCAAGTCAACTGCTAATTTAACAGGAACAGCCAAAGCTCCAACTATTCCCATACCTTGTATTATCTGTTTATCACCAAAATCATTCATTTTCCCGGCAAATTCTTTTCTTGCTTCATATTTACCTTGTATTTCTTTCAATTTATTCATTTTCTCAAGTTCTTTATCAACTTCTTGAGCTTTATTCCTATAATTTTGAAGACTTGCTCCCTCGGCTTCGATTGCACTTCTTGCGGCTTCAAACATATGTTTCTGCCGTTCTTTCTGTTTATTTAGAGTTTCTACAGCTTTTTCAGTCTGTTTAATTTGTTTTGCTAAATCCTTGTTTTCGTATCCACTTTTTTCATATTCAGCTTTCAGTTTTTCCAAATGTTCTTTTGTAGCTTTGAATTGTTGAGTGATTCTATTATAACTTTCACGAATTTTATCCATTTTTTCAAAAGACTTTTGAGTTTTTTGTAGTTCTTTAGTTTTTTGATCCAGTTCCTTTATGCTTTTACTCGCATTTTTCATAGCATTTGCTACCTGCATCATTCCTGAAACTGCACCAGCTACTGTTGCACCTAAAACTAAATTTAACTCTAAATTTTTAGACATATAACCCCCTTTTCTTTGACGAAAAAATAATTAATCCGCCTTTTTTATTCACTTTCTTCTTCCCGTCTTGCCTTTTCATCCTCAATTAACTGATTCGCCCTTAATATCCAATAATCTAATTCATCAAAGGTACAGGACATTAACGTTTCATAGCTCATATTGATTTTGAAATAGTTAAGTCCTGCAAGCAAATCTGTTATCAGATCCAAAAATATTTCTACATCTCTGTTTGTGGCTGGGTTTCTTTGTTCTTTTTCTCCTCTTCTATATCCCAGCCTTTCGTCAAAAACTTTTTAGTCTGATTCAAAATTTTCAAAAAGTCTGAAGCACCAAGTTTTAATAAATCTCCGTATTTAATTCCTGAAGCCTTTTCTGCAACGCTTAATCCCCAAGGGTCATCGAAATCCTTAAAACTTTCTGCTGCTTTTCCTGTTCTCATTTTGTAATTTCTTGAACATTCCAGCAAATCATTTCCTGTTAAACTGTCAAAATCCAAGTTAATTTCCTTATATTTTTTACTTCCCAAAGTATATTCTTTTGATAATTCAATAATCATTCCTATCCTCCTTAAATATGTCCTAACAATTTTCTGACAATATTATTATAATCACCATTTACACTAGCGATTCCGTTCAACACATCTATATTGATAATTGTTTTGCCGTTTATAGTTAGTTTGTAATAAGTTAAGCTCATATCAAATGAGCCTTCAAATTTTTTACCATTCTGAACTTTTGGTCCATCAAATTTGGTAATAAATCCTTTCATTGTAGCGTCTACTCCAGTTATTTTGGGAGAGTGCGTCATTCTATTTAATTCTTGCAACGCTCCAAGACATTCAACCTGAATAGAATCGCTGTTATTAAAGTTCAATAATGTATCATTCATGCTATCCATTTTTATTTTTACAGACATTTTTTTATAGTGCCCAATTAACGGAGCTTCAAATTCCGCTGCCATTCCAAGCTGTTCTGTTGTTACCGTTGCATATTCAATGTTCGGAAGTTCGACTTCCCCGACACCTTCAAGATTGTTTGTTCCATTTATGTATAAATCGGCATCCACAATCGCTAAAGGTAATTTTGTCTTTGCCATTTTCTAATTCCTCCTATTTTCCTAAACTATTTGCAAACTCTGTTAATGCGTCCACATCATATTTTTTCTTAAATGTTGCCGATTTCATGCCAGGAATCACCCCTAATTTAATAATCCAAGTAATATCACCGTTCATAACATTAATAGCATCGTTATCTTCGCTTGATAAAGCCGCACTTGCACTTAATAAATCATTTCTGGCTACAATGGCATTCAATCTAATATTCATTGATTTTGTTACTGTTTCAGCTAATTTTTTAGAAAATTTCTTATCCACTTTATCAAAATAACTTATAACCAATTCATTTCCCACATATTTAAGCATTCTACGAGTATTTATAAATTTGTCCTTTGGATCTGTTGCTATTGGATTAAGTGCAGTTTCAGATCCCCAGCAACGCCAGCCTTTAAAATTAATAGCTGTAACTACTCCATTTTTATTTAAAAAATTAGCCTGTTGTTCTTTATCTAAAATTATTTCCTCTAATTTTCCATTTGAATTTTTCCAATATAAGCTGTCACATTTATATGCAAAGTTAGACGGCACCTGGGAGGGTACTCCATTTTTTTCGTTATCTACTGATAATGATAATGCACCATACTGAATAGACTGAATATATTTTTTGCCAGCTAATCCCAAAGTTCCATACAGTACAATTTGGTCATTTCCATTAATGTTGTTATCGTCTTTCCATTTTGGAATTTGGTCATAAGGCTTGTCAATTGGTGCATTAATTAATGCAACTGCCTCAAACATATTTCCGTTTATATTTTTAGCTTTTGTTTGCATAATCGCCGCAACTTCACTATCGCTTGAAAAATCTGGAATATCAATGAAAGCTGGTAATTCTGAATATTTTAAATAAACTTCATCTAATAGCTCTAACCCTGTTCTTTTCATTGTTGAAATATCATATCCACCTAAAGCCTGTGCTTTCGTTACTTTTGACAAGTCAATTTCTTCATATTCAATATCAATTTTAGTTCCATTCGATGGTTTAGCATATATTTCGAGCCCTTCATCTGTCCACATCGTTACAGCGTCTGAAATAACTTGTGATGTTGCATTTTCTTTAACTACTAATGTATCTGTTATTACTTTGTGATTTGGAATAACAACTTTACCATTTGTTAAACTCAAATCATTTTGAGTTTTTTTAACTGTTTTATGTTTTTCAAGATCCAAGATATTCACAACATAAAGCGGTGCTACTTTATACAACTCAAAAAATACTTTTATTGCTTGCGAAATTGAAAAATCCAAGTCGTAAGTATCTCCAAAATACTGAATAGCTTCTTTATAAGTTCCTAATCTTACAATCTCGTTCACTCTTCTGTTTTCTTTTTTTACTTTATTCATCGGTGCAGTCCCTACAATAAAATGTCCGTAATCAAGCACTATCGGTAGTGATATGTCACTCGATGTCTCAGTTTGATAAGTTCCGTGTTTATACCCCATTATTCAGCCTCCTCTCTTATTTGGTCTTTAATTTGCTGTGTTACTGTTTCAAGCAATTTTTCATTTTGCAATGCTTCACTAGCTTGATTAACATCCACCAAAGTTCTTTTCAAAAGCGGATATTTCTCAAGTTTTGCTTCAATTACTTCGTTGGTGTAGTAAATAACACCTTTTGTAAATCTAATATCTTTAAATTCCAGCGTATCTCCCAAATAAATATATTGCTTTTTATCTTCCATTATTCCTCCTTCAAAATTTCAGGCTCAACAGGATAATCCCAAACCGTAAATGTAATTCTCGAAAATATAAAATCTCCAAACTCATCGCTATATAAATCACACTTAAATTCCTTATCTTCCCGTATTGCCCAGCCTCTTTCATTGTAAACTTTAGTCAAAAGTTTGCTTCTGATTTCTTCACCTTTGTAAAGATTATCAATATAATCTTCGTTTTTAGTACCAACTATTATTTCAAAAGTAGCGTCGCAATCATAACTGTCCATTCCTTCCGTAATTTGCCTTGAACTCAAAGCTCTTAATGTCACACAAGGAAAAAACGGCTTCTTCTGCCCCGTGTTTTTATCAATTTCACCGTATCTCCTAACTGGCAACGCCCCTCGGAATATTTGATAATCGGTATCTTTAAATTCCTCACACAAAAAGTCATACAAACTTTTTTCAATAACTTTAATACTCATAAATTACATTGACAAGAGCCTATTCAACTCATGTTCAAACCTTTCGTTTAATTTTTGAGACATAAATTCATCAAGATCAGGTAACCACGTTGTAGGTCCTAACATCTGCGGAGCAGACGGTCCATATTTTCTCTTAATCGGTAGCCGTCCACTTCCTTCCCTTTCAAATGCTCCTAAATGACCGTCTTTATATGCTATAAATGTTCTGTCATTTAGCATTATTCCGTTTCCATTTTTTACTGTTGCCGTTACCGATGTTCTCCCAGTTCTTGTACTCGGATTCAATTGGAAATGGTCTAATCCCAAATAACTTCCATTAGAATTGATTTCAGCCATAAGCTTACCAGGATTAGCCCTTTTCATAGTCAATCCGCTTAATAAATCCCCATATTTAACCGTATAGGTCTTAGTTGCATTTCTAACCATACGAGTTTTACTCATAGTTGAAACCCTATTCAAAGCACTTGCCAAAGCCCTTGGAGCTTGTTGTGGAAATTCAACGAACTTATTCTCAATATCATTAAGGATACTTTCATCAAATTGAATCGTAAACATCTAAATCAACTCCTAATAATCAGTGTATCTATACAAATCAAGTTCATACATACCAAAGTTCTCTTTACAGTTTGCAACTATCCATTCTTTATTGTCAAAATCTATCCTCATATTCCCCTCAGGCTTATACTTCAAATATTTTTTATCAATAAATACTGTAATCCCTTCCTTGTAAAATCCACTTTCTATTGTTAATTTTCCACTAATTTCCTTTTCTTGAAAACTGTCCTCATCTGTCACACAAATAACATCAACACCATTTAAATTATGTGTTTCTCCAAATTCTTCTGAATTTAAAAACACATTTTGTATATCATTTTCTAAAATATCTTTAAAATTCATGTTCTTTTACCTATTTTTTCTTATTTTTATCCGTTTTAGATTCAGAATCTGACACTCCTGTTTCTTCTGGAATGTCATTTGTGTCTGCTTTTTTACTGTCTTTTTTCTCTATCAGTCCTCTGTTGATACAATTTTCAATCACATCTTTTTCCAGTATTTGAACTTCTTCGCCGATATTTTGTATTTTTCCGTCATAAATAAACGATTCTTTAACTATATACATTGCCATCAACCATCACCTACTTAACTTTTAGAACTTTCAATGATTTTGTGTTCAAAGGAATTGTTACTGGTTTTGACATTGTACGGATTGTAATAGTATCATTTTCTTCCTTTGTGTAGGTTCTAGGGATTAAATCCCCTTCCAAAAGTCCATCTTTAATTGTACTTACAGCTCCAAATTTTACTAAATTCCCTTTCGGTGCAAATAAAGCTGTGTAATCTGGAATAATTGCTTTTGTTTTAGTTTGCTTTGTAGATTTATCCACATAATCGTAATATTCTTGATATTCAAAAACATCAATTCCTAATCCAGTCAATGTACCAATATAACTTGCACCATTTACACCCTCAACTTCAGGTCTTATATCCCCAAAATAAGCATTTCTAAGATTCATCATATTTTGTACAGCTTTATTATTAATAAATAATTCCGCAGCCAATGGGTCAAGAATTATGGCTTCTGGTCTAGTTCCTCCAGCTTTATTAATTTCGCTTAATACAGCCTTTATATCTTTAATTGGGTCAGAATTAGCATTGTCCCAAGTTGAAGCGACGGTTGTATGATGTTCCGTAGAAGAGTTATCATAATATTTGATTGTGTCTGATATTCCTTCTCCGTCGATTGTAGTTTGTAATTTATATAATGTTTCAGCTGCCATAGCCTCCCAACGTCTTGCAATCTGTTCGCTTTGTTCCTGCAAAGTTTCGGCAATTTTTTTCTGTCTTTTTGTATCAGGATCACTTTGTGAAAACGGATTTTCTCCTGGCAATCTTTCAAAAGTCAACTCATCTGCGTGAAACGTCTTTTTAGGAGCTACTGCATAAGGTTTGAATGTTCTTCCTGAAAATGTATCTTTTGGCATTTCCTCTCCGTCAACATATCTATCAACAAATGGAGCCATCAATCTTCTACCATTTTTAAATTCAATAGTTACTGTTTCAGTATCCAAATTTTCCCTATTTGCAAAAAACGTATCAAATAAAAATGTTCTTGGTCTCGGCATTGCCTCTGTTACTAAAAATAATGTTCTTAAACTCAAATCTAAATTCATGCTCATTGTTATTCCTTACCTCCTAATGTTCTTAAATAAATATTTCTGTCGCTACATAATTCAATTACTTTTTCCTCTGTTGCTGTACCAAAGTTCACTTTATCAATATTAAATTCACCTTCAGTATAAACAGTTGTTTTTGCAGTAGCTCCAGTTGCATCTGCATCTCTTGTAACAATTCCAAATACTTTTCCAGTATCGGTTATTATCGCACCGTCTTTATCCACAATATCTCCTCTTTTCACAGTTTTTCCGACCTGTAAAACGAGTTCTGCTACAACCAGTTCCTTTTTCCCAACAATCAAATGATCTGGCTCATTTGTATAATCATGTTTCATATTTATTTACCGCCTTTCTTAAAAAATGCTAAAATTTTATTTGCTGCTTTTTGCTCATCATTAACTCCATCATCATTACCTTTCGGCATATTGTTAAGTGGTTTCCCTTCATCTTGTATCCTGTTAAGTTTATTTTGATTTTCCTGTTTCATTAAACTTACAATTTCCAATGCTAAATCTCTAGCATTTTTAGGCTCTTTGAATTTAGCTTTATCAACTACTTCGTGGTTATATCCTAAATTCTCGATTTCCTGTATCCTTGTTCTTTCTTCCTTTACTCCAATTTCTTTTCCTTCATTTACAATTTCGGCATAAATGTCAGGAAATTGTGCTTTTATTTCATCTTTTGTCATTTTTCCACTTCCTTTTCCGTTATTTTTTATATTTTTATCAACATTAAAGTTTTTAAACTCCGCCATATTAAATACCATATTGTTTGAAATAACCTTATTTTCTACAACTTGAATATCTGTATTTTCGATTATTTCATCAATAAACCCATATTTCAACGCTTCTTCAGCACTTAACCAGCTTTCACTATCCATAAGTTCTGATAATTTTTCTTTATCAATATTAACTTTTTGCAAATAAGTTTCCGTTATCGAATTTTTGTATTTTTCAAGTACATCTGCCTGTTTTCTCATCTCTTCTGAATCCCCCATTGCAATTGTTGAAGGGTTATGTATCATAAACAAAGCGTTTTTAGGCATTCTAACTGTATCTCCAGCACACGTGATTAAAGTAGCCGCACTTGCTGCAATACCATCAATATTTACAGTTACTTTGGCTTTATGTCTTCTCAAAGCATTATTAATTGCAATAGCAGTGTCAACTACCCCGCCATTTGAATTAATATAGACATTAATATTTTCTACATCTAAGTCAGCTAAATATTCTGTAACTTCCTTAGCACTTATGGTATCACCCCAAAAACTTTCAGCTATATCACCATATAACATCAATTCGGCATTTTTATCATCGTTTTTAACTATATTCCATATAGTTTTATTCCTCTGGCTCATTGTTTGGTGGTTCGGTATAAATTGTCCCATCCAAAATCACTCCTTTCTCATTTGCTATTTTTTGTTCTTTTGCCAATATTTTTATATTTTGTTCAAAATCTCCCCCATTTAATTCAATAGTTTCACGGCTTCTCGTTGATAACCCGGCATTTATTCTCAAAATTGCCGCATTAACTTCTTTCGTAGGATCTAACTGTCCTTGTGATGTTCCACTCCAAATTGCGTTACTATATGCTTTTCTAATCAAAATGTCATTTTCAAAATCATTTATTTCTACTCTTCCTAGTAAAACTGCCTCTCTTAGCCACTCTTCATAAACAAGTTGGCAAAAATTTTTAGCAAACCATTCACGTTTTTTTCTAAAAGTTTTCCACGCTTCCAATAAAGCTGCTCTACTTGCTGAATAGCTGCTTGTAAAGTGCATTATCATAAGTTCATAAGGAATACCCAAGCTACTTCCGATTTGTCGTATTATAGCCGTCATAAATGGCTCAAATTGTGCATTAGGTCTTGCCGGATTTACAGATGTCGCTTTTTCCCCCTTATTAAGAGTTACTATTGCACCACTTGAAAGCTCCAACGTTCCAGATTCTTCGTTTGCTATGGCATCTTTTTGTCCGACGTTCGATAAATCCCCTGGATTTGTTTGAGGTATATCAGCCGATTCAATAAAAATTGTAAACATACTGCTTATAATTGCACTCGTTAATTCTGCATTTGTATATCTATCAAGTTGTTTCAGACTTTCCATTACAGGAGCTAATATTGGCACGCCTCTTACTTGTCCTGGACGCTCCGAAGTTGTCAAATGGATTATATTTAATTGGCTTTCGCTTCCATACATTTTTACATATTTATGTTGATTCGTACCCATAATTTCGTCGTTTGGATTATGTTCCTGAATATAGTAACCATCAATACGTCCATTTTTGTCAAATTGTACTCCCTGAACAATAGAAGTGTCACTCATTTTATTGCTTGGAGTATTTACTCTGTCAGGCTCAATTATGGATAATTTCAAACTATACGGATTTTCTGGAGTTTCAAAATAATTCAAATGAATAAAACATTCTCCATTTAACAACGTTGTCAAAAAAACTAAATCTTGAATTTCGTAAAAGTTAAGTAAACCTGTTTGATCTATTTTAGAATTACTCCATAAATTAAATTCTTTTTCAATTTTAGTTTCTAACGTTTCTATCTCATCTTCGGATAAGTTTACAATATCTGAATCAATACTTGATTTTAATTTTAATCCTGAACCAACAGCATTCATTTTCATTGTATTCAAAGCTCCATTAGCTAGAGGTGCCCCCATATATAAATCTCTGGAACGAGCCACAAGTTTTTCACGGTAGTTATAAATGTCGTTCTTCACTCCACCGAGAGAAGCAAACCATCCTCTCAAAGATTTTTTACGGGTACTCGCCCCATGTTCTCCATAACCTTTATTCATTATTTTTTGATTTTGGTTAAACAGCTTTAGCCTTTCTCTTGCTCCAGCCATCTTTAATGCTTTTTCTGGATTAAATACTCCTACTGCCTTATCAAATAAATTCAATCATTTCCACCTCCTAACTATTACAAATCTCTTATTATAACCTGTACAGACTGTGTACGCCGTCCACTGTTTTGTGCAAGTGTTAAATTATGCTCCCATAATTGTCTAGCTTTTATAATTTCGGTTAAGTCTGCCCTAGTCAATTCTCTGCTTCCAATTTTATAGCTCTGTCCCAACAATACAGATTTTTCAGCCTTAATATATGAATTTATCATTTCTTTGCAAGTTTCTACACTATACATTTTTACCTCCCTATATTCCGCTACGAATTATTCGCCTACCATTATTTCTTTGTTGTGTCCTAAAATTATTAAGCACATCCGTTGAATACCGTATATTTAAGTTAGGATTCGCTATTCTCAATGCCGCCTGTGCATAATTCCGAATGTCCAAAGGCTCATTTCTTTTATCTCCGATTGTTTTCCACTCGATTTTAGCTTGCCCTTTGCTAAATGTAACAATTTTTATTTCAGAAGTAAGTC
The sequence above is a segment of the Leptotrichia trevisanii DSM 22070 genome. Coding sequences within it:
- a CDS encoding phage portal protein; this encodes MNLFDKAVGVFNPEKALKMAGARERLKLFNQNQKIMNKGYGEHGASTRKKSLRGWFASLGGVKNDIYNYREKLVARSRDLYMGAPLANGALNTMKMNAVGSGLKLKSSIDSDIVNLSEDEIETLETKIEKEFNLWSNSKIDQTGLLNFYEIQDLVFLTTLLNGECFIHLNYFETPENPYSLKLSIIEPDRVNTPSNKMSDTSIVQGVQFDKNGRIDGYYIQEHNPNDEIMGTNQHKYVKMYGSESQLNIIHLTTSERPGQVRGVPILAPVMESLKQLDRYTNAELTSAIISSMFTIFIESADIPQTNPGDLSNVGQKDAIANEESGTLELSSGAIVTLNKGEKATSVNPARPNAQFEPFMTAIIRQIGSSLGIPYELMIMHFTSSYSASRAALLEAWKTFRKKREWFAKNFCQLVYEEWLREAVLLGRVEINDFENDILIRKAYSNAIWSGTSQGQLDPTKEVNAAILRINAGLSTRSRETIELNGGDFEQNIKILAKEQKIANEKGVILDGTIYTEPPNNEPEE
- a CDS encoding DUF6148 family protein — encoded protein: MYSVETCKEMINSYIKAEKSVLLGQSYKIGSRELTRADLTEIIKARQLWEHNLTLAQNSGRRTQSVQVIIRDL